In the Lates calcarifer isolate ASB-BC8 unplaced genomic scaffold, TLL_Latcal_v3 _unitig_201_quiver_872, whole genome shotgun sequence genome, AACTTGAATGGCTTTGGatgttttccctccctctctatctaCCATCCACACTATCCCTCTGATCAGCCCGGGGTTGCATTTCTTCTTGCAGCCACGTCCTGGGAGGCTGACTACAGATCCATGAATCTTAtacttttttattaatatttgcAACTGTAAGACACAGGAATGTCAAGCTGCTTGGGAATAGTCTTATAGCTATTACCTTTAAGATGGTTATctacaattttttttctgagctccttagaccccccccccccccccccacccatgCTTTCACAATGATACCAAACTACACAGTGGCacgttttctctctttaaatagGCTGATTGGCTGATAAAAAGATTGAAGGCACCTGTGACACTAATTAAGGTTAAACAACTAGTTTGATTAGAATTCAgtgatttataatttttttaggGATACCAACAAATCTGTCCAAACTAGTTTTAGCATATCttagtaaaataaacaataattaatttcttttcactttATCAGTTTTCTCTATCAGTTACTATAGGCAGGCAGGGATGCATGACtactgcttttaatttaattacttTTCAGGAGGAGTGAAACATTGTTTCAAAACGCTGAAAGGGTACCAACAAATTTGTCCACTTCTGGTATAATGCCCTTATATTCTGGTGCATGCACCTCCAAAAATTCAGATTACCTAATTATAACATCAGTGTGATTTtagtcattttgaaaaaaaattgcaaggagaaaaaaagccTGCATACATTATGATTTTATGGAATCGTTTTGTCAAGAATATTTGCAAAGTGTCCCATATATCCCAGcattacatttgttttgtcttttgcaaGGGGTCTTTCATTCTTAATGAAGACTTGTCTTCTGTAAAAGGGATCCAAATCAAGTGTTATGTTACAAGATGTACCATCCAGAGGAGTTCTTCAGAACTTTGCAACCCAAATGTTTTCTTCTTAGTAATGGTTTAAACATGATctttaatgcatttaaaaaactaCAAGCCAGCACATGCTGACACTGCATTACATAGATGCCTTAATGTCTCTCAGATTGCAAAATTTCTGCCATTACAACATATCTCCTTCTTTGAAGTCTGACTAATTTCTACcatattttctcactttagagaaaaaacacaaactcacagcaATCCTGAAGAAGAGAATTCTCAGTCAGTATGAAAAGGACCTGAGTCAACAAGAGACTGAACTCTATGagataaaagaacaaaaacttgTCAAAATCGCCaatgaaatatttaagaaaaatgaAGTGCGAGCAGTGCTGATGAAGGGAGTGGCTGGTATTggcaaaacatttcaaacaaagaTGTTCATGGTTGACTGGGCAAAGGGAAACTCCAACAAAGACATAGACTTGATagtgtcatttcatttcagcaagCTGAATTCAAGAAGAGACCAAGATCAAAGCATGGAAGATCTGCTTAATGATTTCTTCAATATCAATCAACTTGAAGTCCCCGACTATGACAAATATAAAATAGCTTTTGTCCTTGATGGCCTGGAAAAGTGTGAAATTAATCTTGACTTTGTAAAGAACAAGGACCTGACTGATATACAAGAGAAAGCCTCCATGGATGTGCTGCTAACAAACCTCATCAAGGGGAAGTTGCTTCCCTCTGCTTATCTCTGGATCATCTCTCAACCCTCAGGAGTTGACAAGATTCCTCCTCAGTATATTCATAAAGTGACAGAATGTCAAGGTAAGAAACTGGGACATTTTTATAGCTCATATTATATTGTCTCATCTGTATGTGTCATTGATTAGTTAGgcatagaaatgtaattttagtTGGAAAATACAACAGAAGCTGGTATAATATGCTTAACATTGTTTGGTTTATTCAGAGACCTTGAAGCGCCGGCAGCGGCTGGCAGCAAACCTGAGAACAAGATTTTGTGAAAAATACACTCAAGTTGAAGATATCGATCATCCAAACCAGAAGAACACAGAACACATAATTAAACGAAACAGCACTGGTGAGGtcaatgataaaaacaaaaatgtgcagaCTGAATCAGTGACAAAAGTGAATGCAATTTCTGACATCTTCAAGGACAAAAAAGACCAAACAATCAGAACTGTGCTGACTATTGGAGAAGCTGATATTGGAAAATCCTTCCATGTGCAGAAATTCATGAAAGAGTGGGTCAAAAGTAAGGATAAACTTTTACAGAAACATGTCACTTGGACGAAAGATTCTGTATTGGGCAAAGATGCTGAAGAACTTATATTTCCACTTAACTTCTCTAagcttaaagagaaaaaaaagaaaaaattcagCTTGGTGGGACTTCTTAATAATTTCTTTGAAGAAACCCAGGAATCAGTAATATCTGACTATGCAAAATTCAAAGTTTTATTTATCTTGGATGGACTGGACGCTTCTGAACTTTCTCTTGACAAGGGCGACATCTTGACAGATGTCAGAGAGCCAGCCTCAGTGGATGTGCTACTGATAAACCTCATCAAAGGAAACCTGCTTCCCACTGCGAAGTTCTGGATAACGACCCGACCTTCATCTCTTGAACTGCTGCCTGTTGACTCAATTGACAGGATGACAGAAATACGAGGTTAGttcataaaaacagatgaaggCTGTTGAAGCTTCATAAGTATTGGTACAGTTAAACCATGCATGCATGTTTACAGTAGCGCTGGCCCATATTAGATTAATGTTATTActttaaatttttgtttttattttaacgTGTAAAATGTCTCACCCTAAAAGAAATGTAGATGATAGCTGGCTGTATTAGCTGCCTTGAGCATCAACAGtcctgtaaactgtgatgtAATTAGTTACACTAAGTGCAACCAAAGATGGTGTCCCATCAAAGTTGCTCACTTGGCTGAAAAAAGTCTTGCTCTATGGGTTTGTCAACACATGGAAGGCCCATAGAGCACAGAACACAGGCATTGGAGACCAGTCAAGTCAGTTGAGAGTATGGGCATCCAACACTTCTGCTTGTCAATCATTTAATCACATAGCTTTGATTGATTGAATCTATTTGaggattaaaaaacacatataacactgcactgcagtcattacatatatatatctaGACTCCAATTTTTTTCAACTGAATGGATCCAATTCtgataataaaaagaaacaaaatgtggTTAGCAGCCACATGCAGCTATTAGATTTACAGTTtgtcaaaactcaaaaacagatgaagatgatgacTCACTGTAAAGGATTTTTGCTGTATCTCTGTTGAAATGTATTATTAAGGggttttatcttttgtctgGACTGCAATGGCAAGGCCAGCCTTAGAAGCATGAATGTCCGACTGACTAAATAAAACTTTGAGACAGCAAACTCAAATGTGTGACAGGCTTGTGAGCAAGTGACAAACAGAAGCATACATTTTGATGTTAAAATTAGGATTAAATATGTCATGATGATATTTAGCCACTTCTAAAGCTGATTCTTAACACCATAGAATGTGCTGAACAATGTAACAAAGGGTGCAGATAAATAACCACAGTGTGTACTgaaatttcttttaaaaaacaactgtgTAATCCAAGGTGCAATAGTAATTACTGTCAACAATAACttaacttaaaaatattttctttcagaAAAGCCTGATGTCGTAAGTCAACGAAAACTCAAATCTCAGCTGAAGGAACAATTTACGCTGGTGTCTGAGGGGATTGATAGGCAGAAAACCTCTGCTTTTCTGAATGAGATCTACACAGATCTCTATATCATAgaaggggagaggggagaggtcAATGTTCAACATGAATCCAGACAGGTTCAAGAGGCAAAATTCAAACCAGTGAGAGAAGAAACACCCATTAAGTATCATGACATCCTCAACCCTGCATCTGGTCAAAATAAACCCATTAGAACTGTGCTAACGATTGGGGTGGCAGGCATTGGAAAAACATTTGCATCAATGAAGTACATGCTGGACTGGGCTGAGGGTACAgccaataaaaacatatattatacattttcacTTCCTTTCCGGGAGCTGAATTTGAGAAAAGACGGAGAGCACAGTTTCGAGGAGCTTATTCATCAGTTCTTCCCTGTTATGAAGacatcagaaataaacaacTATGACAATTATGAAATTCTGATTGTCCTGGATGGCCTTGATGAATGTCGCCTTGATCTTAACTTCAGTGAAAGTATGGATTGGACAGATGTGAGAAAGGCAACCTCAGTGAATGTTCTGCTGATAAACcttatcaaaggaaacttgcTTCCTAAAGCTCAAATCTGGATAACCTCCCGACCTGCAGCATCCAATATTATCCCTGCTGGTAAAGTTGACCGGGTTACAGAGGTTCGAGGATTCAATGATgaacagaaggaggagtacttcaggaagagaTTCAGTGAGAAACATGTGGCTGAGAAAATCTTGTCACATGTCAAGAAATCGAGGAGTCTTTATATCATGTGtcacatcccagtcttctgctggatcacttCAAAAGTTCTAGAGGACTTTGTAAATCGAAACCAAGAAGAAGGGATGCCCAAGACTCTGACTGACATGTACATTCACTTTCTTTTGCTGCAATGCAGACAGGCTAATGTAAAATAtggtggagaggagacaagTGAGAGTTTTGAGACAGATTCATGCTGGAATACAAGGAACAAAGACACTGTCCTATCTTTGGGAAAACTGGCTTTCGAGGAGTTACAGAAAGGAAATCTTCTCTTCACTGAAGAAAACCTGATAGAGTGTGGTATTGACATCGAAAAAACTGCAGTCTTCTCAGGGTTATTCACTCAGGTCATACGAGAAGGCTGTGGGTTGTACCAGAAGagttttttctgctttgtccATCTGAGCATTCAAGAGTTTCTGGCAGCTTTTTATGTCTCCCATAGATTCAATAATGAAGGTGAAAATCTGCTGACCAAACCAGCTTCAGTGGTTGGAGACTTGCCTGCATCATCCTTCTACAAGACAGCAGTGGACAAGGCTTTAGATAGTGAAAATGGAGACTGGGATCTGTTTCTCCGCTTCCTGCTTGGTCTCTCCCTGGAGACTAATCAAAATCTACTGCAAGAGCTGctgaaaaaggcagaaaatagcggggagacaaacaaagaaacaattaAGTACATCAAAGGGAAGATCAGTGAAGAAATCAGTGATGCAGACAAAAACCTCAATCTTTTCCACTGTTTGAATGAGCTCAATGACCACTCTCTTGTGAAAGAAGTTAAGAAGTACCTGCAATCAGAAACGCTAGCATTTGAAAATTTCACTACCTCCCAGTGGTCAGCTCTGACCTTTGTGCTGCTGATGTCAGACGAAAACCTTGATGTGTTTGACCTGAAAACGTACCTGACATCAGAGAAAGTTCTTCTGGGAATGTTGCCGGTGGTCAAAGTCTCCAAAACCACTTTGTAAGTACTTTAAAAAAATTTGTTCTcacaaatgtgattttgttaTCTTGCTATACACTGCatataaaatctaaatctattTAATTTTCACATTCTTATTTTCAATAAGTTGTTCAATGACGATCTATCATTTGGCCCTGTTATGGATATCAGGCCCTACCCTCTACAAAATACACAGCATGTTATGTTTCTGTCCACAACACAATATCTGGTCCTTGATTAGGGGTAGCTATCTCCAGAGGAACAAAGGTGTTTTCATGAATTTAATCTCATTTTGCTATCCCACACTGCTTCTAGCTACCTCACCTAAGTCAAAACTGTTAGCTGCCTGAATTGTTCACACTAATGGACAAACAAAATCTCACCTTGTTTCCTTTTTACATCCAgtgattttatttctaaaaatgcTTACTCTTCTAAATACTGCTGCTAGACACATTTCAGTGCATGGTTTGGTCAGGTATAACCCCCTTGAGAAAGGCTTGTTTCTTGAATGTGAAAGTGAAGCTATACTTTAATACTAAAGACATGCTGGGTCTTTACCTATCCATTTAAGCTAAGATTTTGGGGAGATTGAAGCACATTATAAATTAATCCTTGCATTAATCTAATCCTGCCTGCCTGTATACCCTACATGTCCCTCCAGCCAAGTTTCTTCTTTCACACATTTTCCAAATTCACCAGGCAACTCTGCTTTGCCAAAGACATGGTCCTTGCACATCTAACAGCCTTTTTTGCCTCTGAATGAATTAAAGCAATCCCCCTCAACGCTCACATTAACTACTAATTGCCACTGTCTGGTTTAGTGACTGAGGCATAAAATAAGTCTTAAATCAGGTGACATGTTTTCCCCTTGTTGTGGGCCAAAATTGAAAATGTCTACATGAGCAATCAGTCTCATCTTTTGATATGTTCACTTCACTTCAAATCTACAAATTGGGCCCATGTAAACTTAACATATGAATGCTTAAATATAATTACACATCACAGAGGAAAGTAGAGGACACAAGTGCAACAACACTAACACAATCCCTCACTGTCTTGCTGCCTCCCATTATCGTAAAGCCGAAGAATTAAACACAGTCGGCCAGTCTAACAGTGAGTAAGGTCCACCTGCTCTCGTGTTTCTGGCTTAACAGTGTTAGGAATGAGGGCTCACAAGTTAATTGCTCCACCAGGGGCTCTTTGACCTTTCCACAGCTGATGTTTTTGGCAAAATCTCAGGTTCCAAAtcttttcacaggctgagttgGTGTGAGCTCTCCGAGGAGTCCTGCAAAGGTTTAAGATCCTCAGTCCTCACTTCTGCATCCTCTAATCTCACGAAGCTGGACCTTAGTCATAATGACCTGCTGGATTCAGGTGTGGAGGCACTTGCTAATGGTCTAAGGAGTCTACATTGCAAACTGGAGATTCTCAAGTAAGTGTACATTGCATTTATTGCACATTTTATAgtgaacaacaaaaaacccacaaaatgtGTTAAGAAGTCATCTTACTCATGTTTGAAAGAAGCTCCCAGGCCAGTTACAACAGTCCTGATCTAACCTCTGGGCTAGTCTTTGTTCCACTAGCTTTTTTTATTGACCATTCTttcacagattttctttttgtgttgctgaggtttaatatgtatatatatatatatatatattgatataCTTAAACATTGATTAATTTGTTAGGGACACTatagaaaacattttgatgGGGAAGGATGCTAACTcttaaatcagatttaaataaaaatcaaggTCCtacctagtgctgctcatgctTTCTTTGGACCCATTGGTCTACAGAACGCTAGTATCCTAACCCCAGTGTATCAGTATCTAAAAGGAAGGTGCAAATAAAGATTCCTGTTAAGGACAGAAAATACTAAATTCTAGCCATGTTTCAAGGGTTAAAATGGCAGTCAAACATAACACAATGATACaacaacatacagacacaccATTCAGTTGAAGAGAGATCAAGTGTGTCAAGCAGGGTCAGTGACCAGCATCTCTGTTTTATCGGAATGTAGAAGCAAGAAATTATGACATCCAGTTTTTCACAATAGACAAGCAGGCCTCTAATTAAgtaatttgtgtttaatcatcaaagaaaacaaactttgatttttGGGTTTTTGGTGTTAAAAGGGAACAAAAGTGAAATCACACTTTCCTTCACATTGTACTTTACTTGTGTTTCCTTTGTGTTCATATTCAGGACACATATTTAAGTAATTATTCAGCATTAAGGCCTGCTCACACATTTGACTGCAGCTGTCTAGATAATTCATAAAAATGCAGTGACAATGTTAAtctgtcatcagaaaaaaaggtaaccgaatttaaacattttagatGTGATAACCATAATAACAAACTTGCAaaatcatttgtgtgtgtatgtgtgcctgtgtgtgtggtctgtagGCTGTCAGGTTGTCAGGTGACAGAGAAAGGCTGCTGTGACCTGGCTTCAGCTCTCACATCCAACACAGCATCCCACCTGAAACAGCTGGATCTGAGTTACAATTATCCAGGAGAAAAGGGGAAGAAGATGCTTGAAGCTATAAGAGAGGATtcaaatatgaagctggagatACTGTGGTATGTTAAGATGTTgggatgtgtgtttgtatgtgtacaCTTGTAGTAATCAAGCTCATTTTCCTAGAACAAGTTATACTGAAATTACATCTACATTTAATAGACGCATAAGTCATCACTTATTTTACTGATTCGATTCATTATGATCGGTCCAGTTCAAAGACTCATATGGATTGACTTGTTCATTGTACGTTAAGCTAAGGGTGGTTGCTTCTCTGTTAACATACACAATGTAATAAGATACTGAAATCATGTTATTTTGCTTTTAACATATCAAGCAACAGGTTTTTGAAGAAATAGATATAAAGTGCATTCTGTCCTCTCAATAATACCACATGTACTCTTCTACTCATTTTTCTTTACATCAGGTtacctacacagacacacacacacacgcacacacatacatacccTGCTTCCAGTATAATAAAAGGTGATTACATGTTTTCATTGAAAATGGCTACAACCCACTCCCAGTAGTAAAACTAATGTCATATATCAAGACTTTACAGGATTGGACTGAAGTTGAAAATTCCTGTTTGTGACAATACTACTATCTTTTTTTGGTACAGTTTGGAACATGATGGGAAGCATCGGTTAAAGCCAGGACTGAAGAAATGTAAGTCTTTTTCTAAGATTTACACTAAGCTGATGCCTGATGATTTTGAAATGAGTCCTATTCACTCATTGTGGAAGTTGTAATTATGTATAATTTTTACTATTAAACATATGTGATGTTTAAAAGTTGCTGCTCATTTTTTCATAGCAacaattttaaaatcagaaCCAAAATTACAAATCAAATATCTACTTTTCactagtttttgttgttttgtttgtttaaatagtttttaatattttgtattctTTTAATCTGAATCTTACACAAAAACATGCCACACACTGaattatgtctttgtctttctgttagATGGTACAGATCTGAAGTTTGATGAAAACACAATAAGCAAGAGGCTTGTTCTTTCTGAAGGgaacagaaaagtaaaaactgtACAGAAGGTGGAGGAAAAGGTTGCACGAACTGTAAATGATGACAGGTTTAAGAGGAGTCAGGTGTTTTGTGAAGAGGGCCTGAAAGGTCTCTGCTATtgggaggtggagtggagagGGACTGTTGGCATTGCAGTGTCATATAGAGATGTGAGTAGAAAATGGGACAGTAGTGGTGGCCTAGGATGCAATGAGATGTCCTGGAGTCTGCTCTGCTCGAGGACTGAATGCACTGCCATGCATGGGAAAACATCCAAACCTATTCAACTGCCCCCTAGCCAAAAAATTGCTGTGCTTCTGGATTGGGAAGGTGGTACTCTGAGATATTACAGTGTCACGTCAGGAAAGCTAAGCCTCATATACACCTTCCACGCCAAATTCACAAAGCCACTCTTCCCAGGCTTCTGGTTTAAGAGGGGCTCTGTGACTTTGTGTGAGATAGACTGAACGTTTCTGTGGTGCGAAAACACAATGACTTAATGCTTGACATTTTGATAGATTAGCAAAACTGGATCATTTCAATATCGTCAAACACTATATTGTGCTGTTTTCCAGTGTTCATATTATATATCAATGTTAGAATTAGAaaggaagagataaaaacatgtcatgttgATAATGTGatagatgaagaaaacaaatacagactgttgtagaaatgtaaaatatcaaactgttcATTATATTCACAGAATTAAAGATTTCTGTTATTTCAGAGGGCCACTATTTAAACAGACTCCTCTGTGATTAGTTGTTTTTGTGAGCTAATAAAAattgtgtgatttaaaaaaaacaaacaaaccatacTTAAtgtttattactttattatttgCCTAAATTGTTGAAAACATCCAGGACTTCTTTTGTAAGAGTTTTTTCTATTAAAGGTTTAAGGTAGTTTGTTTCTTCCACAAGTCaatgtgtttcatgtttgaaTGTGTAAGCCTGGGTTGGactgtaataaaaatgaaaagtgttaTAGAAGAACTGCCTCTGTGCTAACCCACAGTGTGTTGGTAGAGAACTATGGTACTATAGAAATAATGTgatattagtttgtttttatttaatgaagGACATGGATGCCATAGGGATTTAATTTTGGAATATTTACAATACGTGCACTCACTGGTATACATAAAAGTactttgtaaaatatatatatgaaaggATGAAATATGCTGACTAATGGGATTCTTCTCTATACAGAAAAGTTATTTTCTCCAATTTATGTTGTTATGCTTGTAAAATGTACTGATTGAATAAATAATGCTTCTTTTGAAATGACATgacctgtttgtgtgtacagtatacacattgatagatgtacagtatatgtatgtatatgcatAACTGTATATTTTCCTTAATTGGTGGTACTGAAGTTTCTTTCTCATCCTAAATTAGTCTATTTTGTTACCTATttgacttttattattattatttaaatttcattatCTTGTTAATAACCTTCTGTGTTTGTAGGATGGAGGGACAGCACAACAACATTGAGCTGTGACATGTCATATGACTGTGTTGAAAGGCAATTTTGTTTGTAGGTGTTCAGAAAGGCTGCACTTGAAGTAGAAATGAAAAGCCTCCCTGGAGATGAGATATTGTTTAAATATGGGGACATTCATAGTGTAGCATGAGTTTGTATACATGAAAAGTTGCAGAAATCGAatagacaacaacaacaacaacaacaacaaaaacaaaatactatAAAAATGAGGGCTTAACAATTGAGAGAAAAGTTCAAAGCATGCTTACTTTGTCACCTTTATGCTTAAAGTGACCATGTTTGATGGATTGCCTTTGATTGTTTGGGACAGTTTCAGTAACTTGATGGAGGGACACAGTTTTAGATGCTGTTCATCCATCTGATAAGCACTTTGATTGGATCAGTCCTCTCTGTATCCTTCTTTCTGCCAcctctccctgtttttctttaactCTTTAACTTGTGTCAGTCCATCATGTGTCCAGTTCTTCATCTacgtctctctgtttctccctctgtatTTCTTACCCCTTTTCTccgtctttctgtctgtctgtttaccttTCCCTCCATCTGGATCCAAACAAAAACCTGCTGTGCGTTTTGTTTTACCATGTTACACAGAGTCTACAGAACTAggacgcacacaaacacacaacacacacacacacacacatttacagtacagtgaTGCTGTTGAAACAGTCTACAAATCAATCTACTATATTTGATTTTATCCTGTCCACTTTCATCTGTGGGACCGGACTAATTTCAGCTCAAAAAGGAAACTCTTGTTCTCTTGTTCTTGTCCTCATGCCAGGTCACTACTGTATACCTACATGTCAATACACTTAAAATAGGCACACATGCCTTTTAACCAGTCATCAAACACTTAATATGAACACCACATTTCTTACATTCATGTGCATGctggcatgtgtgtgcaggtctgCGTGCATGTATGTGAGGATGTGAATGTAGGTGGTAATGAATTAAACCCATGAAGGACTGGCCTGAATGAAAGCTGGGGCAAGAGAAGGAGTAAAGGGAGGGGAAAACTGAGAGCTGAAAGGAAATGTCCAGGACAATGTAACAACCTGCCCACTGAAGGCCTCTTTGCACAAGCTGCCTCATTGTTTCTACAAACCTAATTCTTGACCAAATCTTTTAAGAGGCTGAAAAACTCACAATTAAACATTTAGTTCCGGGCCCACATCACAGACCTCATAACAACTCTTTGATTCATTCAGGACCCTTCCTGTTTCTGCATCTTTCACTCCATACTGttgatctgctgctgctaatTGACAACACATTTGGAGCGCCTCACACGCTTTCTGTTtcactctgcctctgtccctgtaGATTTGTTTCGATTAGGGAGCTGCCTGTGCAAGCCTCAAATTGGAtgaatgagtgtttgtgtgggtcAGCTGAATGGATACAAGGGCCTTTGTGTGCCTGAGTGAATGTCACTGCTTTTGAACTGAAAAACTTTGATTCCTCCTGCATtgatcaaaaatgtgttttcaaaagtGCTACATTTTAATGGCCCTAAAATGCTTTATTTAATGGTTCTGTTGGGGTTATTGTAAATAATTTAGTAAAAGGGGGTAAGACCCCTCAGACATTTGGTTACTCCTGTATACAGTGAAAACATACTCAGACACATACAGATCATACAGATCTCTacgtttttattttatttatttatttatttattttttttattacatttctcACAATAAGGTCCAGATTAGAGATCATTGTGGGCTAACAACTGGGTTGGTGATTCAGTCATTAATGAAAACTCAAGACAAAAGCCTGAATGAGTTTGACAACCAAACTGTTGTAGTTTACAATGTTGTCCATGCTGGCAACATCCTTGGATGGAGGTGTTATGTTTTCAGGTAGTCTGTTGTCCCATTCTTGTGAGCATGATATCTCAGGAAGGCTTCGGGGGAACTTTTTCAAATATGGCacaactgattagattttggtggccAAAGGTCAGAAGTCAAGGTTACTGCGACCTCATGTCCGTCCCATTCTTGCGAATGTAATATGTCAGGAAAGCCTGGAGGGATTTTCATGGAATTTGGTGGTTTaaggtcaaagttcaaggtCATTGTGaccacaaaaaacatgtttttggccaagTTTAACACAACtgtctaataggataaaatgGTGAAGCAATGAAATTTTATATCCAGAAGGTTAAACGTTAACTCAACTGTgacatcatatcatcatatttcctgcaacttgactggttggcagaggcatatAACTGCAAGGTATTTAATGTACAGAAAAACCaagaagaaatgaaaattttaaattgtattttagGCACATTCAgtaaatacttttaaaaaaaagtagataAAAAGAtcagtgaaaaaatgaaagtgaaactcATATAGGCGGCAGTGTTTAGCACTATCGCCTCGAGTCCTGATCTACTTTTCtatgtggagtttacatgttctccctgtgcctgcgtgggttctcttCAAGtattccagcttcctcccaccatccaagggcatgcaggttaggttaactggtgactctaaatttcccataggtgtgaatgtgagtgtggatggttgtttgtctgtacgtgttggccctgtgatggactggcaatctgtccagggtgtaccccatctctcacccagtgtcagcaaggataggctccagcctccccgccacccttaacggataagcggtatatAGAATtgatgagtgaatgaatgaatgaatgaaaactcagatacattacattttttacaaaTTTGTGCCTGCATGTCtgccaattaaaaaaaaaaaaaagctctttgcGCTTGTGTTTGTGATGAAATGATGTGGTCTGAGCCGGGTGAAATGCAAGCAGAAATTAATGCCAAAACAAGCACCACATCCAGTCATGGTGCAATCACATTTCTTTGGAACCACAAGGAGTAAGTGTAAAAAAATGGACTATGGTCAACAAAACCAGCAttactgttttctttccacAATTATGACATTAGAGGTCAAAGAGTGTACAAATGCTGCGTGCAGGCTGATTAAAGCTCCAGATTCTGTCCCCATGTTCTGTCAGGTCCAGTGGTGAAGGAAATGTTCTGATTCTTAGACTGAAAGACTGCAGTAAAGTCCTGCATTTCTAACATTActtatgtaaaagtaaaaagtaaatgGCTCCTGTGAGTATTACACtgatacatatattttatttttgggttAATGTCACTGACGCATTAATGTGTAAGAAGCATTATA is a window encoding:
- the LOC108891777 gene encoding uncharacterized protein LOC108891777 isoform X1, translated to MTTSTDNPVDRERPVSPEPSNVSVRSDRSKEEPYNFKTNPSPSDRERAVSPVPSNVSVRSDRSKEEPYNFKTESSPSDRERAVSPVPSNVSVRSDRSKEEPYNFKTESSPSDRERAISPVPSNVSVRSDRSKEEPYNFEIETGKPIQSEDDPLNFTGGSGKDARSELTANLKKRILKNYGHEQSQQETNTELYEIKTVKKKEHKQKLVQSYNEIFTHSKKNKGLKVLMKGVAGIGKTFQTRMFMVEWAKGNSNNDIDLIVSFHFSELNSRREKTQSMEDLLNDFFNINQLGIPNYDKYKVAFVLDGLEMCELHLDFEKNKDLTDIKEKASMDVLLTNLIKGKLLPSAHLWIISQPSGVDKIPPQYIHKVTECQEKKHKLTAILKKRILSQYEKDLSQQETELYEIKEQKLVKIANEIFKKNEVRAVLMKGVAGIGKTFQTKMFMVDWAKGNSNKDIDLIVSFHFSKLNSRRDQDQSMEDLLNDFFNINQLEVPDYDKYKIAFVLDGLEKCEINLDFVKNKDLTDIQEKASMDVLLTNLIKGKLLPSAYLWIISQPSGVDKIPPQYIHKVTECQETLKRRQRLAANLRTRFCEKYTQVEDIDHPNQKNTEHIIKRNSTGEVNDKNKNVQTESVTKVNAISDIFKDKKDQTIRTVLTIGEADIGKSFHVQKFMKEWVKSKDKLLQKHVTWTKDSVLGKDAEELIFPLNFSKLKEKKKKKFSLVGLLNNFFEETQESVISDYAKFKVLFILDGLDASELSLDKGDILTDVREPASVDVLLINLIKGNLLPTAKFWITTRPSSLELLPVDSIDRMTEIREKPDVVSQRKLKSQLKEQFTLVSEGIDRQKTSAFLNEIYTDLYIIEGERGEVNVQHESRQVQEAKFKPVREETPIKYHDILNPASGQNKPIRTVLTIGVAGIGKTFASMKYMLDWAEGTANKNIYYTFSLPFRELNLRKDGEHSFEELIHQFFPVMKTSEINNYDNYEILIVLDGLDECRLDLNFSESMDWTDVRKATSVNVLLINLIKGNLLPKAQIWITSRPAASNIIPAGKVDRVTEVRGFNDEQKEEYFRKRFSEKHVAEKILSHVKKSRSLYIMCHIPVFCWITSKVLEDFVNRNQEEGMPKTLTDMYIHFLLLQCRQANVKYGGEETSESFETDSCWNTRNKDTVLSLGKLAFEELQKGNLLFTEENLIECGIDIEKTAVFSGLFTQVIREGCGLYQKSFFCFVHLSIQEFLAAFYVSHRFNNEGENLLTKPASVVGDLPASSFYKTAVDKALDSENGDWDLFLRFLLGLSLETNQNLLQELLKKAENSGETNKETIKYIKGKISEEISDADKNLNLFHCLNELNDHSLVKEVKKYLQSETLAFENFTTSQWSALTFVLLMSDENLDVFDLKTYLTSEKVLLGMLPVVKVSKTTLLSWCELSEESCKGLRSSVLTSASSNLTKLDLSHNDLLDSGVEALANGLRSLHCKLEILKLSGCQVTEKGCCDLASALTSNTASHLKQLDLSYNYPGEKGKKMLEAIREDSNMKLEILCLEHDGKHRLKPGLKKYGTDLKFDENTISKRLVLSEGNRKVKTVQKVEEKVARTVNDDRFKRSQVFCEEGLKGLCYWEVEWRGTVGIAVSYRDVSRKWDSSGGLGCNEMSWSLLCSRTECTAMHGKTSKPIQLPPSQKIAVLLDWEGGTLRYYSVTSGKLSLIYTFHAKFTKPLFPGFWFKRGSVTLCEID